In Struthio camelus isolate bStrCam1 chromosome 31, bStrCam1.hap1, whole genome shotgun sequence, the genomic window AATTCCTGAGGGCACCAAGCTCCCCTGGGTCCCTGTCCTTcctgcctagggcctctctgctGCATCTGCCAGCGCTCACCCTGccctctctccctgctgcaggtCTGTCAGCAGCCTGAGTGCGGGAAGTGCAAGGCCTGCCAGAACATGGTGAAGTTTGGGGGGAGCGGACGGAGTAAACAGGCCTGTTTGCAGAGGAGGTACGTCTCCCTGGGGCAGCCCGGAGGGGTGGACAGCGGGGTCTCGGCTGGCCCAGGCCTCCTGTGGAAGTCCCGTCCCTTGCTCAGGAGAGAGGGATGGGGGGGCCCAGTCTTGCCCTGCTGGTGCCCCGTCTGGGCTGGTctctgcacaaagccctgctgcagTGACGGTCGCTGCGTCCCCAGGTGCCCCAACCTGGCTGTCCGAGAAGCTGATGAGGATGAAGAAGTGGATGACAACATCCCTGAGATGCCGTCGCCCAAGAAGATGCTGCAGGGCAGGAAGAAGAAGCAGAACAAGAGCCGCATTTCCTGGGTGGGGGAGCCCATCAAGGTGAGGCTGGGCGTGCGTGCAGCTAACCCACCGGAAAGGGGAGCCCTACGTCTCCCGCTGCAGCTGACGGAGCTGGGGTTCACGGTCAGGCTGCGAAGGGGACTGCCTTGACCACGGAGGCAGCGGCACGCGGCTGTATTGCTTGCTCTCAGGGGATTTAACAGGACTCCCTGACTGTCCTGTGTTTCTGCAGAGCGACGGGAAGAAGGACTATTACCAGAAGGTGTGCATCGACTCGGAGACTCTGGAGGTGGGGGACTGCGTCTCCGTCAGCCCCGACGATCCCACCAAGCCCCTCTACCTTGCCAGGTTGGTGCTGTGGGGCTGAAGAGCCGGGTCTCTGCTCACGGTGGGGTGGATTTTCACGGGGACAGCTGACGTgacctgccagggctgccagcagagcaggggtggagcaGGGAACCCTCCCCACCAAGGGGCTTGGCTCTCCCCACCAAGCCATGCTGCTGTCTAAGGTCTCCTTAGCTCTGGCAAGGCTCGGAGCAGTGCGACTGCTCTTCTGCAGCCCTTTCTTGGCGCCCCATAATCTGGGCTCCTTTCCCTCCCAGGGTGACTGCCATGTGGGAGGACAGCAGTGGCCAGATGTTCCACGCCCACTGGTTCTGCCCTGGCTCAGACACCGTCCTGGGAGCCACCTCTGACCCCCTGGAGCTCTTTCTAGTGGATGAGTGCGAGGACATGCAGCTGTCCTACATCCACGGCAAAGTCAAAGTTATCTACAAGGCGCCTTCAGAGAACTGGTCCATGGAGGTGGGTGACAGCCCTGCAAACCCCGGCTGGCAGCGGCCGCTAATAGCACGTCAGCAGAGACCCGGCGGTGCCAGGCCCTGTGAATGTTTCTCTCCCAGCAGGGCGGGCTGGATATGGAAATCAAGATGGTGGAAGACGACGGGAGAACCTACTTTTACCAGATGTGGTACGACCAGGAGTATGCTCGGTTCGAGTCTCCTCCAAAAACTCAGCCCACAGAAGACAACAAATATAAGTGAGTGCGTGTGGGAAAGCAGCTTGCAGGGCATCGCAGAGGAGCTTTCCAGCCACACTCAGGACTAAATTTAGCCGCAGCTTGCTGCTCGGTAGTGGCATGATTGCTCGCCTCCGGGCTGGCGGGCGACAGACTTTGAAGGAGGAGAACATGCTTGTTGCGATGCTTCCACAAGCACAGAGCTGAAGGCAGAGCCAACCAGTATCCTTCCCCTCGACCCAGCCAGCTGAGGGACCTATTTTAACTGTCACTTGGTGTGCAAAAGGCAGCCCTGACCGCTCCGGACTGCTGGGGCGAGGGGGAGCTGCTGTCCTGTTGCTAGATGTTGCTGGTCAGCCTCCCCGAGGTTCCCGTCACGGCGCTCTGCTGTCCTTCTCCTGCAGGTTCTGCATGAGCTGCACGCGTCTAGATGAGGTGAGGCAAAAGGAGATACCCAAAGTGGCTGAGCCCCTGGAAGAGGGGGATGGGAAGATGTTCTACGCAATGGCAACCAAGAATGGAGTGCAGTACAGGGTAGGAGACGGTGTCTACCTCCTGCCGGAAGCCTTTTCCTTCAGGTTGGTGCTTGCAGGGGGCTGTAAGCACTTCTAAGGACGCTGTTCTGTCCAGCGTTTAGGTAGGAGAGGATATAGCAGTCCCTGGGCAGTATGAATCCTGCCAGTGAACTAAGCACCCATTGCACTCACTGACAAAGGCTCAGGATAGAAATAAAGGTGCCTTTATCACTGGTTTCACCTGCAGATGCTAAATTGAGAGACTTTTCTTTGCTAAGCCAATCCTGACTGCTGAACCACTGTATTTTGGCTGATGAACTGAAAtccctgtgtatttttttttctgcaaaagaaaaagactggCTGCGAGTAGATGAAAGATAGAACAAGACCCTGCCTGCTGCCTATAATTAAGGGAAAAGTTAGGGCAAACCTCCCTTTGGGAAGAGGGTTGGGGGTAGCAACCTGCAGGTATCTTGGTTTGCACCCGTGCGTCTTTGCAGTCTGCGTGGCTGCAGGCGCGTGGGGCTGTGCTGGAGTCCGGCTGTAAAAGGTCAGTGCGCTGCGGAGCGGGTGGCTTGGCCATCCTCACTGCCGCCCTGCAAcggggagaggagagcaggttGAAGCAGGCGAGGATGGGGGAGGAGGATGCCCTATGCTGCCGTGTCTTGGAGGAAAGAGGTATCCCAGCCTCCTTCCCTCacctgctcccctgctccccagTATGAAGCCTGCCAGCCCAGCCAAGCGCCCCAAGAAGGAGGCAGTGGATGAGGAGCTGCACCCGGAGCACTACCGCAAGTACTCGGAGTACATCAAGGGCAGCAACCTGGATGCCCCTGACCCCTACCGCGTGGGCCGCATCAAAGAGATCTTCTGCAACATCCGCAGCAACGGCAAGCCCAACGAGGCCGACATCAAGCTACGCATCTACAAGTTCTACAGGTGAGCGGCGTCGAGGCCGTGCTGTCGGGAGCCGGTCTGCGCCACACGGGTTTCGCCCTGCTTCCCGGCTCCTCAGGGCTGGGAAGAGCTCTGTGCCTCCAACATGAGGACGCTCCTGAGGCAGGTACCTCGAGCATCTCTGTGTTCGGTTAGCGCAGCTGCTTGAGCGGGCTGCCAGTCGGGGatcagcatcgccagcgccatccCAGGGTGTGGGTGTTTACCCAAACATTTGGAGGCTCTTAAGTCATCTCCCACATGCCACAGAGAGACGCGTGCAAAGAGCCTTGGCAGCAGGAGAGGAACGTAGTTACGCTTAGACTTCGTGCACTTTGAACGTAGTAGCTCTACCTGCTTAAGATCTTTTTGCCTTTAAATTTGTTGACCAATTTCAGTGCcagctcccccctctcccccaagaAAACCCCAAAAACTCCCTTTGGTATGAAACAAGTCCTTCGTTTGGTGCTGTGCCCGGGTGATGGTAGTAAACATGTGCAGAAGGAGGAAATAAACCCGCCTCTCTCTGGGGAGACAGAGCTGTGCAGCGGAACGAGCGTTGGAGCCTGGGCCGGGTCAGGGCTAGGAGGTTCCTGGGACATGTTCCCTGAGCCAGGGTGTTCTTTCCCTGCAGGCCTGAGAACACGCACAAGTCCATGAAAGCCAGTTACCACGCTGATATCAACCTCCTGTACTGGAGCGATGAGGAGACAACAGTTGACTTCCGGGCCGTGCAGGGCCGCTGCACCGTGGTGTACGGAGAGGACCTAACGGAAAGCATCCAGGACTATTCTGCCAGCGGGCTCGACCGCTTCTACTTCTTGGAGGTGAGGGTCCTGCAGGAGCCAGAAGCCGACAGGCCTGGCTGCGTCCCCAGGTGTGCCGAGTCCAGGGCGCTGCACCTGAGCAGAAGGATCGCGCTCTGCCTGTGCGCCATGGAAATCCTGCAGCACTGCTCTGGGCTGTTCACCGCAAGTGCAGGGCTCTCCTGAGCAGCAGTGCTGTCACATCAAGGAGTGTCGTTAGCTGCGCACAGAACTTTGAAAAAGTCTCAGATTCAAAGGATACTTCAACTTAAAAGCCACCAGGAGTTTGTTGTCAGTCCCTGGAGTGGTTGCTCCCGGGGGAGGTGAAGGGCTGTATTCAGACCTCGCGTGGCCTCTCTGGCACCTTGTGCAGTTCAGACAGCCCTGAGGCAACGGAGGGAGGCGAGATGCATCCTCTGCGCGCCCCAGCGCTGCTCCTGTGTTGTTCCCCCAGTTTTCACAGTTCAGATGGGGTATTGGCAACGTCTGTGTTGTTTCTTAGCCCTTTGTGTTAAGGTATCCtgatctctttctctttgcaggctTACAACGCAAAGACCAAGAGCTTTGAAGATCCTCCAAACCACGCGCGGAGCTCTGGGaataaagggaaggggaaagggaaagggaaaggtaaTTCTGGCTGGGGAGGTCTCGAGTCAGTGAACCAGTTCGCGTCTGCCGTTACTTGCTGTAGAGTAGAGATAAGACTGCCCGCTAACCAGATGTTTCTGTGCACTTCTCCTGCTCTGATGTTCTCACAGGATGCAGCTATGTGGTCTGCAGCTCTATTTCTAAGAGACAGCCATGTGAGACCTAATTTCTCCGAAATAAATCTTGCAGTGACAACGTAGGGTCCCTTGTGCTTTGCGCTGTCCCTGTTCTGTGGTGCCCTCAGAGATCTTGAAGTCTTTTACCTACCGGCTGCCCGTTGCCGGGGCTGGTCGCTCCGCAGTGCAGGGCTTCGTGCCTTGCTACCACAGGGGAACGTTCGCGATACAGGGAGCTGCCCTGTGAGTTACCACAGCTCCAGCCTTACCCGCAGAAACGGTCGGTGGCTAAGAGCTGTTGGTTGGAAAGGAATTGCACTGGGAAAGATGAGAAGCTTCCTTTCCAAATGCAAGGGCGTATTCTGGCAACGGCAGTGAAAAAATTATGGATAGAAAGGTGCTTTAAGCTGGTGTTTTAACTGCtgtggaggaggggagaagaattTGCCTTGTAAGCACTAAGAGGAGGAAATGACTTTGCCTTTTGATGTGATCTGGGCTCCGTTTGCAGGCAAGGGCAAAGGGAAATCGTCTGTGACCTGTGAGCAGAGCGAGCAGGAGCCAGCTGACCTGAAGCTGCCCAAGCTGCGTACCTTAGACGTGTTCTCTGGCTGTGGAGGGCTGTCTGAGGGCTTCCACCAGGCaggtgagctgcagagctgagacaGCAGCTGGGAAATGACCAGAGCGCACGGGGAGGCGGGAATCAGTGCTGGCCTCTCATGCCGAGTTCCTGCTTGGTGTCTCGATCCCTTTTGTTGGGCGCCGTGTTTGGGATGGAGCATGAGCTGGATCAGGCGATGTGAGGAAATCCTCGCTGCACAAGCGCAAGACCCTCTGCTTTGCCTCCCTCCCCAGGTGTGTCGGAAACGCTCTGGGCCATCGAGATGTGGGAGCCAGCCGCCCAGGCCTTCCGGCTGAACAATCCCGGCACCACCGTGTTCACGGAGGACTGCAACGTCCTGCTGAAGCTGGTCATGTCTGGTGAGAAGACCAACTCGCTGGGGCAGAAGCTGCCGCAGAAGGGGGATGTGGAGATGCTGTGTGGTGGTCCCCCGTGCCAGGGCTTCAGCGGCATGAACCGCTTCAACTCCCGCACCTACTCCAAGTTCAAGAACTCCCTGGTGGTCTCCTTTCTCAGGTGAGCAGGCCGCAGTGAGGAGCTTGCAGGTCAGTGGCTTGTcccgaaggacccaggcgtcGAATGTTGCTCTGTCTCTCTGCTCACATGTCCCTTTCCCTCCTCGCAGCTACTGTGACTACTACAGGCCGCGGTTCTTTTTGCTGGAGAACGTGAGGAACTTTGTGTCCTTCAAGCGCTCCATGGTTCTGAAGCTCACCTTGCGGTGCCTCGTCCGCATGGGTTATCAGTGCACCTTCGGGGTCCTGCAGGTAGGGCGGTTGCGGCTGGAGTGCGGCAGAGACCGCGCACGCAGGACACTTCCTTTAGCGGCAGGTCCTGAGATAGTGAACTAGGGCTAAAACCCCTCTCCTCTAGCCTGGCTCTGCAATGAACTATAACCTCCAAAGGAGCAATTTGCTGTGTTACTGCTCAAGCTCTTTGAGTTTTGTCTTCCCTCGGTCTGGCGGAGGGGAcgctcccagctctttcagggCCCTGGTTGGATGGGGACGCTCCAGGCCTCGTTGCGGTCTCCTCAGGAGCGTCCTTTCGTTCCCAGGCTGGTCAGTACGGCGTGGCCCAGACGCGACGGCGAGCCATCGTTCTTGCCGCGGCTCCTGGTGAGAAGCTCCCCATGTTCCCCGAGCCGCTGCATGTGTTTGCGCCCCGCGCCTGCCAGCTGAGCGTCGTGGTGGATGACAAGAAGTTCGTTAGCAATATCACCCGGTGAGCCTTCAAAATGGCACGGTTcccccgcagcggggccggggcgcgcacGAGGGCAGGACGAGCGTTGTGGGTCTCGGGCGGGGGCCGCTCTCATCGCTCGCTCCTCCCTCCCAGGACGTACTCCGGCCCCTTCCGAACCATCACGGTGCGGGACACCATGTCCGACCTGCCGGAGGTCAGGAACGGAGCCTCCGCCCTGGAGATCTCCTACAACGGGGAGCCGCAGTCCTGGTTCCAGAGGCAGATCCGGGGCTCTCAGTATCAGCCCATCCTCAGGGACCACATCTGCAAGGTGCGGCCGCGGGGGTCTCGGCGGGGGGCCGGGTGACGCCGCTTCCATGCTGCGCTGGCATCCACCAGACGGGGACGGCGATCGGGGCGAGGGGAGGCCGTGCCTAGACCCCGGTCTGAGATTAGGTCAGGGACGTCGCGTGGGCAAAACCATGCAAACGGGGAGCGAGAGAGACCGTCCCAAAGCGCTCCCTGTGCGCGTACCCGcagcccccttcccgccccgggAGGGAAGACGAGGCCTGCAGCGGTGCAGGGACCCGTCCCCTTCCCGCGGCCTTTGGCAGAGGTAGGaaccgggctgcagcgccgctcCTAGGCCTGACCTGCGTCCTTCCGCTGCCTTCGCCCCGCGGCCAGGTCCCGGGGCAGGTCGCCGTTGGCCGGTGGCGGGAGGTAACGCGGGGTTTGGCGTCCGCAGGACATGAGCGCCCTGGTCGCAGCGCGCATGAGGCACATCCCCCTGGCGCCGGGCTCCGACTGGCGAGACCTGCCCAACATCGAGGTGCGGCTGTCGGACGGCACGACCACGCGGAAGCTGCGGTACACGCACCACGAGAAGAAGAACGGCCGCAGCAGCTCCGGGGCGCTGCGAGGGGTGTGCTCGTGCGCCGAAGGTAGGCGACGGCCCGGCCGAGCGCGGCGCCCCACCGGCGCGCACCCGCCTCACCTCTCGCCGCCTTCCCCCCCGCCCAGGCAAGCCCTGCGACCCCGCGGACCGGCAGTTCAACACGCTCATCCCCTGGTGCCTGCCCCACACCGGGAACCGGCACAACCACTGGGCCGGGCTCTACGGGCGCCTGGAGTGGGACGGCTTCTTCAGCACCACCGTCACCAACCCGGAGCCCATGGGCAAGCAGGTGGGTGGCTCCGGGGGCTTCGCCGCTCCCGGCCCGTCCCCAAAACGCCGCCCCCGGAGTGGagggggggggctcggcgccggTCCCGGCTCAGCCCCATCCCCTCCCGTCGCTGTCGCAGGGCCGGGTGCTGCACCCGGAGCAGCACCGGGTGGTGAGCGTGCGGGAGTGCGCCAGGTCCCAGGGCTTCCCCGATACCTACCGGCTCTTCGGAAACATCCTCGACAAGCACAGacaggtgagcggcggcggccgccgagccggccccggccccggcccagcgcAGCCTTCCCCGGCCTGGCAGCcgccgggccggcgcgagcctcaCCCTCCCTCCGCCGGCAGGTCGGGAACGCGGTGCCCCCTCCTCTAGCCAAAGCCATCGGGCTGGAGATCAAGTCGTGCGTGTCGGCCAAGCTGAAGGAAGACATCGTGGGTAGGTCAGGGCGGGGGGCGAGGAGCCGCTTCCCGCCTTGGGAGCAGCCCTTTCCCGGGGTTGCCCGTCGCGCCGGCTGGGGTGGGCTCCCCCCCAGGCCCGAGGGGACCCTCGTTGGGgtccggggcagcccggggggggggtgccgccggCGCCTCCTTCAGCCGCCGCTCTTCCCGCAGACGCCAGCGCCCCGGAGAAGATGGAGATCGCCGACTagcgcccgccgctcccgccgccgccgctccgggacTCCCAAACATGCACTGATttatcccccccctcccctcccctcccgttttgtttttatttttgggttTTGGTTgcaggcccggcccgggcccctgcccccccccgcccccgccgcggccggggctgtTTTTACGACGCATTGTATTGAAAATAATCGGCCGCTTTGTACAAGTGGGAATTAATACTTTATGTAGTTTTTATATGTTGTAATATTTCTTCAAATAAATCTCTCCTATAAATTATAACCgctctgccccgcggcggcggcggggggggggttggttgcCCCGGGCAACCGCTCCCGGCAGCCCTCGCgcgcgctccgccccgccccttccggccGGGCCGCGCTTCCGGCAGCGGCGGAGCCGGAAGTTCCGGCGCGTCCTTCCGGTCGGGGcgcgcgagggcggcggcggcgcgatgcCGACGGGCGACTACGAGTgagggggcgggaggcggcggcggcggggggcccggggcaggccgcgggcgggggccggggggtgtCGGGGCCCCGGGAggtgtcgggggtggggggggttggggccggggggggtgttGAGGCCGTGGGGGGCGCGGCGGGACCCCAGGACATGGTAGGGCCGGGGGGTGTCGGGGCCCCGGGAggtgtcgggggtggggggggttggggccggggggggtgttgaggccggggggggcgcggcgggacCCCAGGACATGGTAGGGCCGGGAGGGGGGATGTCGGGGCCCCGGGAggtgtcgggggtgggggggggttgaggccggggggggcgcggcgggacCCCAGGACATGGTAGGGCCGAGGGGTGTCGGGGCCCCGGGAggtgtcgggggtgggggggggttggggccggggggggtgcgGCGGGACCCCAGGACATGGTAGGGCCGGGAGGTGTCGGGGCCCCGGGAggtgtcgggggtggggggggttggggccggggggggcgcggcgggacCCCAGGACATGGTAGGGCCGGGAGGGGGGATGTCGGGGCCCCGGGAGGTGTCGGGGTTGGGGGGATGTTGAGGCCGGGGGGTGCGGCGGGACCCCGGGACACGGTAGGGCCGGGAGGGGGGATATCGGGGCCCCGGGAGGTGTCGGGGCTGGGGTGGGTGGAtgttgggggccggggcgggatgCGGCAGGGCCCCGGGACACAGTGGGGCCGAGGGCGGGGGGtgtcggggccggggggcgacGCAGTGGGGCCCCGAGACACAGCAGGGCCGTGAGGGGGGATGCGGTGGGGCCGGGAGGTGTCAGGGCCGGGAGGGGTGTTGGGGCTGTTGGGGGGGATGTCAGGGCCGGCTGGAGCCGCGGTGGCCGGTGGCGGGGGAACCTgtcgccgccggcggggccggtcTCAGGCTCTGGCGTTTCCGCAGCTCCAAGCCCAGCTGGGCCGACCAGGTGGAAGAGGAGGGCGGCGACGACGGTAAGCGGCGCCGGCAGGATTCCTGCTCTTCGCCCCGTCGCTCCCGCTCTTCCCCGCGCGTCGCGGGAGATTCGTCCTGCTCCCAGAGCCAACGGGAGCGCGTTTTTCTCCCAAGATACTCGCCTTACGTCCAGGGTTCAAAACAGGCCCAAACGTCTCTTCCTTGCGGCTGATCCGTAAGAGAAGGTTATGCCTGGCCTAGGGCAGGGACCAGTCCCCCCTCCAAGTCCCTCTTACCCATTTCAAGGATTCGAGGAAGCTGGGGGGTTTGGAGCGACCGACGTCCCCGCACCCCGGTAGTGGGGAAGGCTCTCGATGGCCGCACGGGCGGGAGCGGGGAGCGCCGGTCCCCAGGGCCGTGCCGGCGGTGAGTCCTGCTTCTCTTCCCGCAGACAAATGCATCACCAGCGAGCTGCTGAAGGACATCCCGCTGAGCGGGGTGCTGGGCGGCAGCCTGAGCGCCGAGGCCGAGCTGCTGAAAGGAGGTGAGAGCCGCCTGCGGCGCGTGGGGCTGCCGCGGTAGCTGCTCGCGTCGGCCTCCAGCTCACCGTCTCCCCTCCGCGCAGGTCCGCTACCCTCCCCCAAGGAGCTCATCAACGGCAACATCAAGACCATCACGGAGTATCGagaggaggaggacgggcgcAAGGTGAAGGTGAGCAGTGCGGCCCAGGCAGCGGTTCGGGCCATCCCCGCGGCAGagcccccatccctccctcccgaGAGGGCACCGCTCCCTGGTCCTGCCAGCGCAGCTGGGTGCGGGCTGTTCCCAAGGGCCGGGCTGGTCCCGGCGGGCCGCGCTAAGGGCGCCTCATCGCGCCCGGCTTCAGCTCTGCCTCAGGCTGCTCTAGTTGGGGCCTGAAGGGTGTCTGCCACACGCAGGCCGTCCCTCCTCCTGCGCTGATAGACTCTGTTATGCCCCTGCAGATCATCCGCACCTTCCGGATTGAAACCAGGAAGGCCTCCAAGGCGGTGGCCCGCAGGAAGGTGAGCGCGCGCCgtgcggggcaggggggacagcGCCGCTTGtagggagaaacagaaaaatagaaactGTACTCAAAGAAAATCTGCTTCTTCTGTCAGCGCTCCCGCTCTGCGTGTTCCTTCTGCTCGATATTTTCCCCGTCTCCCCAAAGTATCCATCGTTAGGgttgcttttcttcctgtttgtggTTCGCGCTCTGCGTTCAGCACTAGTGGGGCTATGTTGGTCCCAAGTGTTGTACAGGACTCGGGAGTGCGTCACGCGAGTGGGTCCCTCCCAGCCTTCCCCCTTCCCGAGCAGCCTCTGGTTCTCCCCAGAACTGGAAGAAGTTTGGCAACTCCGAGTTCGATGCCCCCGGTCCTAACGTGGCCACCACCACGGTGAGCGACGACGTCTTTATGACCTTCATCACCAGCAAGGAGGTGAGTCCGGAGGGGTGGGAGCCGGCGGGACGTCGGGAGCCCCGGCAGCCGGTGTGGGCGCCGGCAGGGGCGTTTTGGCTCTGTG contains:
- the DNMT1 gene encoding DNA (cytosine-5)-methyltransferase 1 isoform X1: MVSPAAAAPPPALVSARNRLPAPPLPPPSPMPARAAPLPPAPLPAELRRRLQDLERDEDSLSEKECVREKLSLIHGFLQADVQDQLSELETKLRREELSEERYLAKVKALLHRELSAENGDAAPLLQASNGCSKNGAYGSDEDSERAGPDGEEDSAMEMEEAAASSSSSSSAPTPRTRKARRSRSNGESKKSPASSRVTRSSGRQPSILAMFSKGSNKRKSDEVNGEVKQEKSVEKEEEELEEEQDEKRIKIETKEGSEIKDEITQVKTTPPAKTTPPKCVDCRQYLDDPDLKFFQGDPDDALDEPEMLTDERLSLFDANEDGFESYEDLPQHKVTSFSVYDKRGHLCPFDTGLIERNIELYFSGAVKPIYDDNPCLDGGVRAKKLGPINAWWITGFDGGEKALIGFTTAFADYILMEPSEEYAPIFALMQEKIYMSKIVVEFLQNNRDVSYEDLLNKIETTVPPAGLNFNRFTEDSLLRHAQFVVEQVESYDEAGDSDEPPVLITPCMRDLIKLAGVTLGKRRAARRQAIRHPTKIDKDRGPTKATTTKLVYLIFDTFFSEQIEKDEKEDDKENAMKRRRCGVCEVCQQPECGKCKACQNMVKFGGSGRSKQACLQRRCPNLAVREADEDEEVDDNIPEMPSPKKMLQGRKKKQNKSRISWVGEPIKSDGKKDYYQKVCIDSETLEVGDCVSVSPDDPTKPLYLARVTAMWEDSSGQMFHAHWFCPGSDTVLGATSDPLELFLVDECEDMQLSYIHGKVKVIYKAPSENWSMEQGGLDMEIKMVEDDGRTYFYQMWYDQEYARFESPPKTQPTEDNKYKFCMSCTRLDEVRQKEIPKVAEPLEEGDGKMFYAMATKNGVQYRVGDGVYLLPEAFSFSMKPASPAKRPKKEAVDEELHPEHYRKYSEYIKGSNLDAPDPYRVGRIKEIFCNIRSNGKPNEADIKLRIYKFYRPENTHKSMKASYHADINLLYWSDEETTVDFRAVQGRCTVVYGEDLTESIQDYSASGLDRFYFLEAYNAKTKSFEDPPNHARSSGNKGKGKGKGKGKGKGKSSVTCEQSEQEPADLKLPKLRTLDVFSGCGGLSEGFHQAGVSETLWAIEMWEPAAQAFRLNNPGTTVFTEDCNVLLKLVMSGEKTNSLGQKLPQKGDVEMLCGGPPCQGFSGMNRFNSRTYSKFKNSLVVSFLSYCDYYRPRFFLLENVRNFVSFKRSMVLKLTLRCLVRMGYQCTFGVLQAGQYGVAQTRRRAIVLAAAPGEKLPMFPEPLHVFAPRACQLSVVVDDKKFVSNITRTYSGPFRTITVRDTMSDLPEVRNGASALEISYNGEPQSWFQRQIRGSQYQPILRDHICKDMSALVAARMRHIPLAPGSDWRDLPNIEVRLSDGTTTRKLRYTHHEKKNGRSSSGALRGVCSCAEGKPCDPADRQFNTLIPWCLPHTGNRHNHWAGLYGRLEWDGFFSTTVTNPEPMGKQGRVLHPEQHRVVSVRECARSQGFPDTYRLFGNILDKHRQVGNAVPPPLAKAIGLEIKSCVSAKLKEDIVDASAPEKMEIAD